A region of the Brienomyrus brachyistius isolate T26 chromosome 10, BBRACH_0.4, whole genome shotgun sequence genome:
TTTGCGCTAGCCAGGAACCACAGCAAACAAACTCTGGGATCTCTCGCGCTGGGAGGCAAGGCAGCGCTCTTCGGGTTCCTCTCCGGCAAACAACCAGCAAGACAGCGGTACGGCTCAGCGTAAGATTGCATCGCAGATGAAGCTGGCTTCCCAGGCTATGCTGAGAAAGCCCTCCTGCTTCAGCATTACTCACAGATAATTCCAGGCTCTACCAGGTATGCTTATTTAGCCAAGATTTAACTGATGATTTTAGACTTCCCTCCACAAGTACTGAAACCTAACcggaaaacataaaaaaaaatgcccACAATTCCTACTGTTCTTGTCACAGTCGTTCACAGAATCCCAGCACCACCCTAACTGACAATGATGTCCTAATGGAGGATTGTGTTTGGGGATTCCTTGAACATGCAATGAGCAAACTGATTTCTGAATCTCTGAACCTGGTAAGTCTGAGTTTGGCACATTTAAGGGGACCCACAGGACTGGAGTCGTTGGCTGCAGACGGGTCACTGTCAGGCGCATCTCCACCGCACCTGTAGCCGTGTTTCTGCCCTGACAGCTTGCAGGCTGAATTTGGCCTCCTGTGCTTCAACTATCACAGATCATGCCATGAAAGGTAAGTAATAAATCAACTTTGAATGTCTTAACTGCTGTTCAGATGTGACAAATCTCTGCAGTGCAGGACACAAAGTGTCAAGAGGTAAGTAAGCAAGATATGAGCTCGTTCTAATTGTCTCTTTTATTCTTCGCCTCCAAATATGTGCATCCTATTGATTAACCCTATTGATTAATACCATAGAAATGTTTCTTTGGAAGACTAGTGATCACCAGCTTCCAGAAGAACTATGTTTGCATAagaaatacacagacacacatcttTACATATAGTAAATTTCAGTGAGCAATtctgcagagcagctccaaaaCACATGGTGCCAACGAATCAATTTGGATCAATAATGCATATTCTTATTTACATTCAGTTATTCCCTGCAAGAACAGATATACCTTTTCAGGGACATCAGGCAAAGTTATACTTGGGAGGCCCCGATACCCAGACATTGCTTATCATTTCACACTGCTGGGGAAATCATGCACAAAAGTGATACATTAAAGACAGAGATGAAAAGTTCAGGCCCAGATAGTACAAATCCGGACCAAGGTTTTTTTGTTTCCCAACCAACCAAGTACtccgtgactgtgactctttatattcaactggttggttgaaacaaaaccttggtccggatttgtactttcttgaCCGGAACTTTCCACCTGTCTGTAATGGGTTACTTTTGTGAGTTACTTCCCCAGCACTGTAACTTCACATTTGCTGCAACGCAGGTAATTCAGGGGCAAAATTTGGATTCTAGCCAGAACTGGCCACGTTTCTGCCTGCACATAAACATTGTAATTTGATGTATATGGTAACTTTGTCAGGACCCTCAGGCAGCTGCCTAGTTTGCCTATGCCTGAATTCAGCCCTGGTTCCCTATTCTGATCCAGTCAGTCGCTGACTGCTGCCCTCGACCCTTTAGCAGCGCAGTCTGAAGATGGTCAGCACGATCTGCTTGTACTCTTTGCGGAAGTTGCTGTTGAGTACACCATAGACAACTGCGTTCAGGCAGCTGTTGAAATAGGCCATGAAGTAACTGGAGGTGAAGAGCCAGCCGGGGATGGCGAGACCCAGCCGGGGGTCGAGGGCCACTGCCAGGCCAATGAGGTTCAAGGGCGCCCAACAGACGGCGAAGAGCACGAACACCACGAACATGGTGAGGAAGTTGCGGAAGTCGTGTGGCTTGATCTTGAGCCTGTTGTTGGGCTTGACGCGCCGGCGGACTTCGATGACCAAGACCCAGATGCGCAGGTAGCAGTATGTGACGATGCTGATGGGAAGGATGAAGTGGACCACCACCACAGTGATGGTATAGAGAGAACTGACCGACTGCGCAAACGTGCAGGAGTACACCCGCGGGTCATAGCGCAGCGACTCTACGAACCAGTTGGGGATGATGGCCAGCGTGGTGAGCACCCAAACCAGGACCACGTAGCACGCGGTGTTCTTGTTGGAGAACAGCTTGTCGTACTTGAGGCTGTGGCAGATGTAGCAGTAGCGGTTGACGGCGATGCCGGTGATGTTGAAGATGGAGCTGATAACGCTGAGACCCATCAGGAAGCCGCTGATCTGGCAGTGGATGTAGCCGGCGATCCAGCCGTTGTGGAAGATAGCTGAGAGGACCAGGGGGTAGGGGTAAATGGCCACCACTAAGTCCGCCACAGCCAGGCTCACCACGAAGGCATTTCCTGTTCAGAGAAAACCCAGGGATTAGACTTTTATTAGAAGTTAAAACGTAAGGTCTGCCGAGTCTCCCGCATGAATGATCGAAGGAAATACGAAGGTAAATCTAATATAAGATATCAGCTATGAAACTTCTGCCGTTAATTAAAAAAACGGTTCTCACTCTCCTACAGGGCAAGCGGCAAATGCAGCAGAGTTTGGATCTTGATCGGTGAAGGTGCCGCCTAGCGGGTGACCGCTCGAACCCTCCCCCCACTTTGCAGATGTAAAATAGCTCA
Encoded here:
- the mtnr1al gene encoding melatonin receptor type 1A-like: MSESSLPQLINASAADEGTEDPRFPWAVSVLATVLITTIVVDILGNFLVILSVLRNKKLRKAGNAFVVSLAVADLVVAIYPYPLVLSAIFHNGWIAGYIHCQISGFLMGLSVISSIFNITGIAVNRYCYICHSLKYDKLFSNKNTACYVVLVWVLTTLAIIPNWFVESLRYDPRVYSCTFAQSVSSLYTITVVVVHFILPISIVTYCYLRIWVLVIEVRRRVKPNNRLKIKPHDFRNFLTMFVVFVLFAVCWAPLNLIGLAVALDPRLGLAIPGWLFTSSYFMAYFNSCLNAVVYGVLNSNFRKEYKQIVLTIFRLRC